Proteins from one Setaria italica strain Yugu1 chromosome V, Setaria_italica_v2.0, whole genome shotgun sequence genomic window:
- the LOC101781781 gene encoding uncharacterized protein LOC101781781, giving the protein MGVPAAGGSCSAVVATTTAAVFLLLLLLCGCGAPAAMAAPGGGGGGEQQYDGGARYKDPRQPLNRRIEDLLARMTLAEKIGQMSQIERENATADVVRGYFVGSVLSGGGSVPAPQAPAEAWVEMVNEMQRAAMSTRLGIPMLYGIDAVHGHGNVYKATVFPHNVGLGCTRDPELVKKIGAATALEVRATGIPYVFAPCVAVCRDPRWGRCYESYSEDPRVVQQMTSSIIPGLQGEIPANGRRGAPFVAGQRNVAACSKHYVGDGGTTRGINENNTAASFHELLGVHMPPYYSAVIQGVSTVMVSFSSWNRVKMHANHFLVTDFLKNRLRFRGFVISDWRGLDKMTSPEHDDYITSVKLGILAGIDMVMIPYTYTEFVDDLTALVRNGTIPTSRIDDAVRRILRVKFTMGLFEDPYGDPSLAGELGKPEHRELAREAVRRSLVLLKNGKPGQKPLLPLPKKAGRILVAGSHADNLGYQCGGWTITWQGLGGNNLTAGTTILNGIKRAVQDHGTEVVYSESPDAGFVQRNKGRFDYAVVVVGEPPYAESFGDNLNLTIPEPGPSVIRVVCGGGIRCAVVLVSGRPLAVEPYVGAVDALVAAWLPGTEGEGVSDVLFGDYGFTGKLARTWFRSVEQLPMNVGDARYDPLFPFGFGLGLETQPSTA; this is encoded by the exons GGGCAccagcggcaatggcggcgcccggcggcggcggaggaggggagcaGCAGTACGATGGCGGCGCCAGGTACAAGGACCCGAGGCAGCCGCTGAACCGGCGGATCGAGGACCTGCTGGCCCGGATGACGCTGGCCGAGAAGATCGGCCAGATGTCGCAGATCGAGCGCGAGAACGCCACCGCCGACGTCGTCCGCGGCTACTTCGTAG GGAGCGTGCtcagcggcggaggcagcgtgCCGGCGCCCCAGGCTCCGGCGGAGGCGTGGGTCGAGATGGTCAACGAGATGCAGCGGGCGGCCATGTCCACGCGCCTCGGGATCCCCATGCTCTACGGCATCGACGCCGTCCACGGCCACGGCAACGTCTACAAGGCCACCGTCTTCCCGCACAACGTCGGCCTTGGCTGCACCAG AGACCCAGAGCTAGTAAAGAAGATTGGAGCAGCAACTGCACTAGAGGTCAGGGCCACCGGAATCCCCTACGTCTTTGCTCCATGCGTTGCG GTCTGCAGGGACCCAAGGTGGGGCCGGTGCTACGAGAGCTACAGCGAGGACCCCAGGGTGGTGCAGCAGATGACGTCGTCCATCATCCCCGGGCTGCAGGGCGAGATCCCGGCGAACGGCCGCCGGGGCGCCCCCTTCGTCGCCGGGCAGCGCAACGTGGCGGCGTGCTCCAAGCACtacgtcggcgacggcggcacgaCCAGGGGCATCAACGAGAACAACACGGCGGCCTCCTTCCACGAGCTGCTCGGCGTCCACATGCCGCCCTACTACAGCGCCGTCATCCAGGGCGTCTCCACCGTGATGGTCTCGTTCTCCAGCTGGAACAGGGTCAAGATGCACGCCAACCACTTCCTCGTCACCGACTTCCTCAAGAACAGGCTTCGGTTCAGG GGTTTTGTAATATCGGATTGGCGAGGACTCGACAAGATGACGAGCCCTGAACATGATGACTACATTACGTCCGTCAAGCTGGGGATCCTCGCCGGCATCGACATG GTCATGATCCCGTACACTTACACCGAGTTCGTCGACGACCTGACGGCGCTGGTGCGGAACGGCACCATTCCCACGAGCCGGATCGACGACGCCGTCCGACGGATCCTCCGCGTCAAGTTCACCATGGGCCTCTTCGAGGACCCCTACGGCGACCCCAGCCTCGCCGGCGAGCTGGGGAAGCCGGAGCACCGCGAGCTGGCGCGGGAGGCCGTGCGCAGGTCCCTCGTCCTCCTCAAGAACGGCAAGCCCGGCCAGAagccgctgctgccgctgcccaaGAAGGCCGGCCGCATCCTGGTCGCCGGCAGCCACGCCGATAACCTCGGCTACCAGTGCGGCGGCTGGACCATCACCTGGCAGGGCCTCGGCGGCAACAACCTCACTGCCGGGACCACGATCCTCAACGGCATCAAGCGCGCCGTGCAGGACCACGGCACGGAGGTGGTCTACTCCGAGAGCCCCGACGCCGGCTTCGTCCAGCGGAACAAGGGCCGGTTCGActacgccgtcgtcgtcgtcggcgagccGCCGTACGCCGAGTCGTTCGGCGACAACCTCAACCTGACGATCCCTGAGCCGGGGCCCAGCGTGATCCGGGTCgtgtgcggcggcggcatcaggTGCGCCGTGGTCCTCGTGTCCGGGCGGCCGCTGGCGGTGGAGCCGTACGTGGGCGCCGTGGACGcgctggtggcggcgtggctgccggggacggagggggagggggtcaGCGACGTGCTGTTCGGCGACTACGGGTTCACCGGGAAGCTGGCGAGGACGTGGTTCCGGTCGGTGGAGCAGCTGCCCATGAACGTCGGCGACGCGCGCTACGATCCCCTGTTCCCGTTCGGGttcgggctcgggctcgagACGCAGCCGTCAACTGCTTGA